The Carassius gibelio isolate Cgi1373 ecotype wild population from Czech Republic chromosome B5, carGib1.2-hapl.c, whole genome shotgun sequence genome segment acCATTAAAGATGCTGAGGAGTTTGCACAGTTGTATTTAGAGAGTTGGAGGTTTGATATTGCAGGCCAGGCATTAACCCAGCTTAACCGGGCCAAATGGAATGCACCGCAACTTTTACCTCTTACACAAGATATCCAAAGGCTACATTGCTATCTAGAAGAAAAACTGCAGCAACATCTCAAAGATTTAAAAGAACATCGTTCATCCACAAATTGGAAGGAACTTGCAAAAGTAACGCTGACACAAGTTATGCTTTTTAATCGGCGGAGAGCAGGTGAAGTGTCCCGAATGCGCCTGTCTGCATACTTATCGAAGGACACATCAGAGGAACAGGGAGATGTAAATTTGGCCCTCACAGCGCTTGAGCAGAAGCTCTGCAGGCATTTTGTGCGAATAGCAATTGTTGGAAAAAGAGGAAGGAAGGTTCCTGTTCTTCTAACCCCATCAATGAGAGAATCACTTGATGCTCTTACTGAGAGCAGAGAAGAATGTGGGGTGCTGAAGGACAATGAATATCTGTTTGCATTGCCACAATCTGACCATTACCTCAGGGCTTGTGACTGCTTGAGGCAATTTGTCAGTGAATGTGCAGACATAAAAAATCCTCAAGCGCTAACATCAATTCAACTGAGGAAACATATTGCTACCCTGTCTACTGTTCTGAACCTTAAAACCACCGAGCTCGACCAGTTGGCAGACTTCCTTGGTCATAATATCACTGTTCACAGGAAACACTACAGGCTCCCAGAAAGCACCCTACAATTAGCCAAAGTAAGTAAAGTCCTTCTGGCAATGGAACAAGGACGCCTAGGAGATTACAAAGGAAAGAGCCTCGATGAAATACAAGTCGATGTAAATGGTAATTAACTTTATATTCTTGAAGGCACAATATATGACATTTAGTCTTCCACATTCAGAAAACAACTATTTACCATGTAAAACATAGGGCAGTAATGGTGACGGGATGAGATATAATACTACTGTTGTATACTCTTGCAGATTGCCCATAGTTTCAGCTTTccaaactcatttttttttttatcaattatcaTTTTAGAGACCATCGACATGGAGGGACCTTTAGCAGAGGACATTGAAGGTATGTGTATACAATGTTCCTAAATTGATTATAAATGATCCGTTTTAGATATTTTGTGTATTGTATTCTTAAGTTATTTCCCTCTCCAGATGTCAGTATGCTAGGAGAAGATGGGTCAGATGATGAGGTCAGCATGTCATCCACGCAAGAATGTACCTCCACATCACAAAGTCAAAACCAGGGAGTGTCTGCCACCGGTGAGCTTGAACGCAATTCTTACCTTTCATGCATTTCACACAGCACATTGCAAAAATTTGAAAATCAACAACTCCACCTCCCTCCTTTGTCCCACCCACCTCTTTCTCCTGCAACTCTGTCAGGAGACCTGTCCGATGCAGAGGCTGCACAATCAGTCAAACACAACCCCAGTTTTAAAACTGAACACTGCGTCAGTACTGCCTGAAATTACAAGTAACATTAACTTTGAGGTTAGCATGAACCCACCTGTTGCTTATAGGTTGCTCTAATCTCTCGGCACGGACTTCATACAGGGATAGCACAGCTACTCCAACACGTCCCTGTCACTACAGAACATCTGGAATGTGC includes the following:
- the LOC127957823 gene encoding uncharacterized protein LOC127957823 — translated: MIQDKIAVAIKGDNCILNYGFRLFKKNEKIVSQHQYIRQKLRELGRALLEAKKITHVKTIQELIKPEQYSQVVRAAKNLSGFSEETGIYQCPSLARKVGHSLHSLAMFIKSEGLKKKDKETIKDAEEFAQLYLESWRFDIAGQALTQLNRAKWNAPQLLPLTQDIQRLHCYLEEKLQQHLKDLKEHRSSTNWKELAKVTLTQVMLFNRRRAGEVSRMRLSAYLSKDTSEEQGDVNLALTALEQKLCRHFVRIAIVGKRGRKVPVLLTPSMRESLDALTESREECGVLKDNEYLFALPQSDHYLRACDCLRQFVSECADIKNPQALTSIQLRKHIATLSTVLNLKTTELDQLADFLGHNITVHRKHYRLPESTLQLAKVSKVLLAMEQGRLGDYKGKSLDEIQVDVNETIDMEGPLAEDIEDVSMLGEDGSDDEVSMSSTQECTSTSQSQNQGVSATDVSMPREEGSEDEVSMSSLQECSSTSQVQNRSVSAKKRGKQTAVKRSWTPDECAAVDTHLRRFIVMNQVPGKEECQRCITAEPQALRNRDWKAVKYYVKNRITALRRKV